A single region of the Terriglobales bacterium genome encodes:
- a CDS encoding glycoside hydrolase family 3 N-terminal domain-containing protein: MYKRLLLVVLLAISCLAKDFQKPGPIQTTADAQKWADKTLRKLSLEEKIGQMFLMRGRAEFLNVTSPDYLQLRDQIHRYHIGGVVLTVRTDGPFLLRNQPFEAATFTNRLQGESRLPLIFAADFERGLCTRLNGATVFPHAMAFGATGNPAYVEGFAQIVAQEARAIGVQWNFYPIADVNSNPANPIINTRSFGEDPKMVSEMVTAYIRAARDAGMMTTAKHFPGHGDTESDSHLQLARVGGDLQHLQNIELPPFEQAIAAGVDSVMVAHVTVPTLDPDPGRVASTSPLVIETLLKGQLGFKGLVVPDAMDMNALMRLFVGHDANPSARAAVEAVKAGNDMILIPADLDAAYNGLLNAVRSGEIPETRIDESVRKILVTKATLGLAKARLVNIDALPSLIATPEHVAFGQLVADSAITLVRDNGQVLPLKKPAPANGTSGPALSYQAEQEAGKRVLAVIFSDDVRTDSGRTLERELRARIPDANIIYVDPRIAAGMTPQVMQAVNEAQSVIAAVYLIPTAGKAVRVQGTVQNAIGLADAPADLLRQILANAGPRTVVVAVGTPYVAAEFPEIQTYLCTFSAASISEFSAVKALFGEIPIHGHLPVTIPNIAQRGAGIEKPAVVAPVPPVEGGLLQHAQGK; the protein is encoded by the coding sequence ATGTACAAGCGCCTGCTTCTCGTCGTGCTGCTGGCCATCTCCTGCCTCGCAAAAGACTTTCAAAAACCTGGGCCGATTCAAACCACGGCGGACGCCCAAAAGTGGGCCGATAAGACCTTGCGCAAGCTCAGCCTGGAAGAAAAAATCGGGCAGATGTTCCTGATGCGCGGCCGGGCGGAGTTTCTGAACGTCACCAGTCCCGACTATCTGCAGCTTCGCGACCAGATCCATCGCTACCACATTGGCGGTGTGGTGCTGACGGTGCGCACCGACGGACCTTTCCTGCTTCGCAATCAGCCCTTTGAAGCAGCTACCTTTACCAACCGTTTGCAGGGCGAGTCACGTCTGCCCCTCATCTTTGCCGCCGATTTTGAGCGCGGTCTCTGCACCCGGCTGAACGGCGCTACCGTGTTTCCCCACGCCATGGCCTTCGGTGCAACGGGAAATCCGGCTTACGTTGAAGGCTTTGCCCAGATTGTTGCCCAGGAGGCCCGCGCCATTGGGGTGCAATGGAACTTCTATCCGATTGCGGATGTGAACTCCAACCCGGCCAATCCCATTATCAACACGCGCTCCTTCGGCGAAGACCCCAAAATGGTTTCAGAGATGGTTACAGCCTATATCCGGGCAGCACGCGATGCCGGCATGATGACCACAGCCAAACATTTTCCCGGCCACGGCGATACCGAATCGGATTCGCACCTGCAACTGGCGCGGGTAGGGGGCGACCTGCAGCACCTGCAGAACATCGAGCTGCCGCCCTTCGAGCAGGCCATTGCAGCCGGAGTTGATTCGGTGATGGTGGCACATGTAACCGTGCCAACCCTGGACCCTGATCCGGGACGCGTGGCCTCGACCTCGCCCCTGGTTATCGAAACCCTGCTGAAAGGCCAGCTTGGCTTCAAAGGGCTGGTTGTGCCTGATGCCATGGATATGAACGCGCTCATGCGGCTGTTTGTTGGACACGATGCCAACCCCAGCGCCCGCGCCGCAGTCGAGGCCGTGAAGGCCGGCAACGACATGATCCTGATCCCGGCCGACTTGGACGCTGCCTATAACGGTCTTCTCAATGCCGTGCGCAGCGGAGAGATTCCTGAGACGCGCATTGACGAATCTGTCCGCAAAATCCTGGTGACCAAGGCCACGTTGGGCCTGGCCAAAGCGCGTCTTGTGAATATTGATGCCCTGCCCAGCCTGATTGCCACCCCTGAACACGTGGCCTTCGGCCAGCTTGTGGCCGACTCTGCGATTACCCTGGTGCGCGATAACGGCCAGGTGTTACCGCTCAAAAAGCCTGCTCCAGCGAACGGAACTTCCGGGCCTGCACTTTCGTATCAAGCAGAACAGGAGGCCGGAAAGCGGGTGCTGGCAGTGATATTTTCCGACGATGTGCGGACGGATTCAGGACGCACGCTGGAGCGGGAGCTGCGGGCACGCATTCCGGATGCGAACATCATTTATGTTGACCCCAGGATTGCAGCAGGTATGACACCCCAGGTGATGCAGGCCGTGAATGAGGCCCAGAGTGTTATTGCTGCCGTCTATTTGATTCCAACTGCCGGCAAAGCTGTACGAGTGCAGGGTACGGTACAGAATGCGATTGGCCTGGCGGATGCACCCGCCGATCTGTTGCGGCAAATCCTGGCAAATGCCGGGCCGCGCACAGTGGTGGTCGCTGTAGGAACACCCTACGTCGCTGCTGAATTTCCCGAGATACAAACTTATTTATGCACGTTTTCAGCCGCCAGCATCTCGGAGTTCAGCGCAGTGAAGGCGCTCTTTGGCGAGATTCCTATCCACGGCCACCTGCCGGTTACTATTCCCAACATAGCTCAGCGGGGCGCGGGTATTGAAAAACCCGCCGTGGTTGCTCCTGTGCCCCCAGTCGAAGGAGGTTTATTGCAGCATGCGCAAGGAAAATAA
- a CDS encoding superinfection immunity protein has protein sequence MITLAIAFVLYWLPSLLAYHWRHRNRTAILVTNFFLGWTIIAWIVILIWACTNNRETSAAAWG, from the coding sequence ATGATCACACTGGCCATAGCGTTCGTACTCTACTGGCTTCCATCGTTGCTGGCATACCACTGGAGGCACAGGAACCGTACCGCAATCCTAGTCACTAATTTTTTCCTGGGATGGACGATAATTGCGTGGATTGTGATCCTTATCTGGGCCTGTACGAACAATCGAGAGACCAGCGCCGCTGCGTGGGGATAA
- the miaA gene encoding tRNA (adenosine(37)-N6)-dimethylallyltransferase MiaA, which translates to MAESEAAHQALPQKPLPLLVVILGPTASGKTALSLALAQRFHREIVNCDSVAVYREFEIGTAKPTKAERALVPHHLLDIISPTEPFTAGDYSRCARTALHQIRQRGSLPIVVGGTGLYLRALLEGLFAGPPRSEELRERLRRRAEEKGGAYLHRILRRLDPAAAAKIHPNDAAKLVRAVEVCLAAQQRMSELWQRGRDPLTGFRVLRLGLDPERNALYERINERARRMFAAGLIEETRRLHEQYGETAAPLASLGYKQAMQFLRGEIGGEQTLVAAQQAHRNYAKRQMTWFRREAEVHWFKNFGDDAQVQDEAVAFVEKFVEK; encoded by the coding sequence ATGGCAGAGAGCGAAGCTGCGCATCAGGCTTTGCCGCAAAAGCCGCTTCCCCTGCTGGTCGTGATCCTGGGGCCGACAGCTTCGGGCAAGACCGCGCTTTCGCTCGCGCTGGCACAGCGATTTCATCGAGAAATTGTCAATTGCGATTCGGTGGCGGTCTACCGCGAATTTGAAATCGGAACTGCCAAACCTACCAAGGCAGAACGCGCACTCGTTCCCCATCATCTGCTCGACATCATCTCGCCTACGGAGCCGTTTACCGCGGGCGATTATTCACGCTGTGCACGCACAGCATTGCACCAGATCAGGCAACGCGGAAGCTTGCCCATCGTGGTGGGAGGCACCGGACTCTATTTGCGTGCGCTGCTGGAGGGGCTGTTCGCCGGCCCGCCACGCTCGGAAGAATTGCGGGAGCGGCTGCGGCGGCGCGCAGAAGAAAAAGGCGGGGCATATCTGCATCGCATTCTGCGAAGGCTTGACCCGGCTGCGGCGGCGAAGATTCATCCTAATGATGCCGCCAAGCTGGTGCGCGCGGTTGAAGTGTGCCTCGCGGCGCAGCAGCGCATGAGCGAATTGTGGCAGCGCGGACGCGATCCGCTCACCGGATTTCGCGTGCTGCGCCTGGGTCTTGATCCTGAACGCAATGCGCTCTATGAACGCATCAATGAGCGCGCCCGCCGGATGTTCGCAGCAGGGTTAATCGAAGAAACTCGCCGCTTGCACGAACAATACGGCGAGACTGCAGCACCGCTGGCCTCCCTGGGATATAAGCAAGCCATGCAATTCCTTCGCGGCGAAATAGGCGGTGAGCAGACCCTGGTGGCGGCGCAGCAGGCCCACCGCAACTACGCCAAGCGGCAGATGACCTGGTTCCGGCGCGAAGCGGAGGTCCACTGGTTCAAAAATTTTGGAGATGATGCCCAGGTGCAGGACGAAGCCGTGGCTTTTGTGGAAAAGTTTGTGGAAAAGTAG
- a CDS encoding TonB family protein, translating to MPSIIQIPLLEEMRKAQGTSANGEGRDSGAQASLFPPPPAFDDRLHKTPFGLLEDDLELQLERSKLREAFWISLLVHGIMLAIVVWLFPKLLAGHQPTPSALAQLLQDHQITFLEMPPTPTQKPLDNNKISDQDRRAALRHPDLQQLRELEDARRAGAPQAMQAPAAQSPPAGQQAQQNQQAQAQQPQQPTQQQSDNTMAHLEQPQTIARNNANNPFATAASAGSVIEQAARASAERHTFSGTTGDYGIGPSAQPTKLRNDVDVLSDTMGVDFGPYLKRVLDSLRQNWYELIPEEARPPLMKSGKVSIEFAITKNGSVAGMHLVSPSGDVALDRAAWGGITGSNPFEPLPQEFHGQYLALRIHFFYNPQKSDLR from the coding sequence ATGCCAAGCATTATCCAAATTCCGCTGCTTGAGGAGATGCGCAAGGCGCAGGGCACTTCTGCGAATGGCGAAGGCCGTGATTCCGGCGCGCAGGCATCGCTCTTTCCCCCTCCGCCAGCCTTTGATGATCGCCTGCACAAAACACCTTTTGGCTTGCTGGAAGACGATCTGGAGTTGCAACTGGAGCGCTCGAAGCTGCGCGAGGCCTTCTGGATCTCGCTGCTGGTGCATGGCATCATGCTGGCTATCGTCGTATGGTTGTTCCCCAAGCTTTTAGCGGGACACCAGCCGACACCCAGCGCTTTGGCGCAACTGCTGCAAGACCATCAAATAACGTTTCTGGAGATGCCGCCCACTCCAACCCAAAAGCCGTTAGACAACAACAAAATATCTGACCAGGACCGGCGTGCGGCGTTGCGTCACCCTGACCTGCAGCAATTGCGCGAGCTGGAGGATGCAAGACGGGCAGGCGCTCCGCAAGCCATGCAGGCGCCCGCTGCACAAAGCCCGCCAGCAGGACAGCAGGCACAACAAAACCAGCAGGCTCAGGCGCAGCAACCTCAGCAGCCCACGCAGCAGCAATCGGATAACACCATGGCGCACCTGGAGCAACCGCAAACGATTGCGCGCAACAACGCCAACAATCCGTTTGCAACGGCGGCTTCAGCGGGATCTGTAATTGAGCAGGCGGCGCGGGCTTCGGCGGAGCGGCACACCTTCAGCGGCACGACCGGTGACTACGGAATAGGTCCGTCGGCGCAACCTACAAAACTGCGTAACGATGTAGACGTGCTCAGCGACACCATGGGGGTGGATTTTGGTCCATACCTCAAGCGCGTATTAGATAGCCTCCGCCAGAATTGGTATGAACTGATCCCAGAAGAGGCGCGCCCGCCGCTGATGAAATCGGGCAAGGTCTCGATTGAATTTGCCATCACCAAAAATGGCTCGGTCGCCGGCATGCACCTGGTTTCACCCTCCGGCGATGTGGCGCTCGATCGCGCCGCCTGGGGCGGAATTACCGGCTCGAATCCATTCGAGCCTTTGCCGCAGGAATTTCACGGACAGTACCTCGCATTACGTATCCACTTCTTTTACAATCCGCAGAAGAGCGACCTTCGTTAG